A genomic window from Tolypothrix sp. PCC 7910 includes:
- a CDS encoding glycosyltransferase family 9 protein, which yields MRVVALVPGGIGNQILMFPALDELKRYYPNAQIDVVVEPRSKAAYRVSKSVHEVLNFDFKDRNSLADWGNLVGIIRDREYDVAITAGQSWLVGLFLWLTGIPTRIGYQGKGAVFLTSTLPFNTSEYLATVYHNLLQPLNIQTPCPELSLNVPKPDIDWAQKEQKRLGVNETGYILIYGGSSLSSPVKSQNPIYPVENWQQIIQECQRKQPDLPIVIFKGPEDEQIVRSLVDSYPDIKVTSPDNTGKLAAIIGGASLMLTTDSAPLQLSVAVQTYTIALFGSTDPAQVLPKSEKFLVIKSPTGKIGDISPKVVLEKIWGG from the coding sequence ATGCGAGTAGTAGCCCTTGTACCTGGCGGAATTGGCAACCAAATTCTTATGTTTCCGGCTCTAGATGAACTGAAGCGCTATTACCCAAACGCTCAGATAGATGTCGTAGTGGAACCCCGGTCAAAGGCGGCCTATCGGGTTAGCAAGTCGGTTCACGAGGTATTAAATTTTGATTTTAAAGACCGTAATAGTTTGGCTGATTGGGGTAACTTAGTAGGCATAATTCGTGATCGCGAATACGATGTAGCCATTACAGCCGGACAAAGCTGGTTAGTAGGCCTTTTTCTGTGGTTAACAGGAATTCCTACCCGGATTGGTTATCAAGGTAAAGGTGCAGTTTTTCTCACCAGTACTTTACCTTTCAATACCTCTGAGTATTTAGCAACGGTTTATCACAATTTACTACAACCGTTAAACATTCAAACTCCTTGCCCAGAACTGTCTTTAAATGTCCCAAAACCAGATATTGATTGGGCACAAAAGGAACAAAAACGCTTAGGTGTGAATGAAACAGGCTATATCTTGATTTATGGTGGTTCTAGCCTGTCATCTCCAGTTAAAAGCCAGAACCCTATTTATCCTGTAGAAAATTGGCAGCAAATTATACAAGAGTGTCAACGCAAGCAGCCAGATTTGCCTATAGTGATTTTTAAGGGCCCTGAAGATGAACAAATAGTGCGATCGCTTGTAGACTCCTACCCGGATATTAAGGTGACTTCCCCAGATAATACTGGTAAACTAGCAGCGATTATTGGCGGGGCAAGTTTGATGTTGACAACTGACAGCGCACCTCTACAACTGAGTGTGGCAGTTCAGACTTATACTATTGCCCTGTTTGGCTCCACAGATCCAGCACAGGTGTTACCAAAAAGCGAAAAATTCTTAGTTATCAAATCTCCTACGGGCAAAATTGGTGATATTTCACCCAAAGTAGTGTTAGAGAAAATCTGGGGTGGTTAA
- a CDS encoding NAD(P)/FAD-dependent oxidoreductase codes for MTIDYDVVIIGGSLAGRYAALVATQLRAKVALVEPKVNYGFVYHQTISEIGNLAQHLNNQVGLNIQPSQAETPEQTPISVALPEAILYAKSAIANLEAQHSLPHLAAMGVDIICESGQFQSSPHLVFAVSQRLLRARTYLLATGSRPAIPEIEGLATTEYLTLGNIWKFLDKRVKSITSLPKEWVILGGVPQSIEIAQILARLGCNVTFVVKRPKILPDIDPEIAQLLQAQLEIDGVRVLTDTPVTQVMRIDDKKWIQAGDKAIETDEIIVATGQQPNVESLNLAAVDVKWYKRHLVVNDKLQTTNPRIYACGDVIGGYDFANIANYEARIAIKNALFFSRLRVNYRCIPLGIFLQPMLAQIGLTDTKARQRYNPNEILVLRQYFKSLISAQIRGETTGICKLIVLRSGEILGAEIFASTAGELINLIALAMSQNTKIQHLENLSPLYPSFTEIIEQSARDWHQQKSNSNIAWQEFIESLFAVRRDWNL; via the coding sequence ATGACTATTGACTACGATGTTGTAATTATTGGTGGTAGTCTGGCTGGACGCTACGCTGCCCTAGTTGCTACCCAACTACGTGCTAAAGTTGCTTTGGTAGAACCCAAAGTTAACTATGGGTTTGTGTATCACCAAACGATTAGTGAAATCGGCAACTTAGCACAGCATCTCAATAATCAAGTTGGGCTGAATATTCAGCCCTCACAAGCTGAAACTCCAGAACAAACGCCAATATCTGTGGCTTTGCCAGAAGCGATACTATATGCGAAGAGTGCGATCGCCAATTTAGAAGCACAACATTCTCTTCCTCACCTGGCGGCTATGGGAGTCGATATTATTTGTGAGAGTGGTCAATTTCAATCTTCCCCTCATCTAGTATTTGCCGTTAGCCAACGCCTACTACGCGCACGCACTTATTTGCTAGCTACTGGTTCACGTCCAGCCATTCCCGAAATTGAAGGATTAGCAACCACCGAATACCTGACCCTAGGGAATATTTGGAAATTTTTGGATAAACGTGTTAAATCCATAACATCGCTCCCTAAAGAGTGGGTTATTCTTGGTGGTGTTCCTCAAAGCATAGAAATAGCCCAAATCTTAGCGCGCTTGGGTTGCAATGTAACTTTCGTAGTTAAGCGTCCTAAAATTCTGCCTGATATCGATCCAGAAATTGCCCAACTATTACAAGCACAGTTGGAAATTGATGGTGTACGTGTCCTCACCGACACACCAGTTACTCAAGTAATGCGAATTGACGATAAAAAGTGGATTCAAGCTGGAGATAAAGCTATAGAAACTGATGAAATTATCGTGGCAACTGGACAGCAACCAAATGTTGAATCCCTCAATTTAGCAGCTGTAGACGTGAAATGGTATAAACGTCATTTAGTTGTAAATGATAAACTGCAAACCACCAACCCGCGCATTTATGCTTGTGGTGATGTGATTGGTGGCTATGACTTTGCCAATATCGCTAATTATGAAGCGAGAATTGCCATCAAAAATGCACTTTTTTTCTCAAGATTACGAGTTAATTATCGGTGCATTCCTTTAGGAATATTTTTGCAACCGATGTTAGCGCAAATAGGTTTAACAGATACAAAAGCAAGACAGCGATACAATCCCAATGAAATTTTAGTTTTACGTCAATATTTTAAATCATTAATATCAGCCCAAATTCGGGGTGAAACTACAGGTATTTGTAAATTAATTGTTTTACGTAGTGGAGAAATTTTAGGAGCCGAAATATTTGCCTCAACAGCAGGAGAGTTAATTAATTTAATTGCTTTAGCAATGTCTCAGAATACTAAAATTCAGCATTTAGAAAATTTGTCTCCCTTGTATCCCAGTTTTACAGAAATTATTGAGCAAAGTGCCAGAGATTGGCATCAGCAAAAGTCAAATAGTAATATTGCTTGGCAAGAATTTATCGAAAGTTTGTTTGCTGTTCGTCGTGATTGGAATTTATAA
- a CDS encoding DUF3685 domain-containing protein, translated as MSDRPLRLLLIDQDPIFRLGLRVALAEIPNLQIVSEAETDTAALQVLAELTQQDPNYVNLVVLELGNHRFPQLQQQGLQFCRQLKALYPNLPLLLLSSVTEPELLLAAKAAGVNGYCPKGTAVSELVTAMQAVAQGGSFWFTVGVTQNSALQTQNTILTQNSPLPFARLRNNWRLSGIDYIDATLKSVTAQLQVPGLPVMDQAILAGRRRELLAARWLLNRLLATSQERQPEQQQVIPDSMQLPPPLNSLSSAIAPSNTSNLIQIQDSLPSLSPRTLQSNLFASCITKLQLPLDNVTDIPLEIDILRADKKRELLYLILQKLAKQLDELRVAEIKINQLYDLKKSLIYDLWQSTVADFFGRFSRLQIGDRNLEIVNILLQNPQPIQTAILQKIPLVLELFTYLLLQRDLQIDNTSYPADSQEAYSQALIILENFLIQVANAVVQPLLNYFADVEVIKQDFYDRRLISTREIERFRNNLSWKYRLNNYINEPTAIFESRYELFVFAPRGIAKTSIYAPRNQELTQLSGMPLVVTLLLEFRDAIAPRLKSLLAIFGSGIVFILTQVIGRGLGLIGRGILQGIGNVSLTEKNLRRNSDKGQRG; from the coding sequence ATGAGCGATCGCCCTTTAAGATTATTGTTAATTGACCAAGACCCTATCTTCCGCTTAGGACTAAGGGTAGCATTGGCAGAAATTCCGAATTTGCAAATAGTCTCCGAAGCTGAAACAGATACGGCTGCTTTGCAAGTTTTAGCAGAATTAACCCAGCAAGACCCGAATTATGTCAATTTGGTGGTTTTAGAATTAGGTAATCATCGTTTCCCTCAACTTCAGCAGCAGGGATTACAATTTTGTAGGCAACTGAAAGCTTTATACCCAAATCTACCTCTACTACTCCTCAGTTCGGTTACAGAACCAGAACTACTTTTAGCAGCCAAAGCTGCTGGTGTAAATGGCTATTGTCCTAAAGGAACTGCTGTTTCTGAGTTGGTTACAGCTATGCAAGCAGTAGCACAAGGTGGTTCCTTTTGGTTTACGGTTGGGGTAACTCAAAACTCAGCACTCCAAACTCAGAACACAATACTTACTCAAAATTCCCCCCTTCCTTTCGCTAGGCTGCGAAATAATTGGCGGTTATCAGGAATTGATTACATTGACGCTACTCTCAAGTCAGTGACAGCGCAATTACAAGTACCCGGATTACCTGTGATGGATCAGGCGATTCTGGCTGGAAGGCGACGAGAATTATTAGCAGCGCGTTGGTTGCTAAATCGGTTGCTGGCTACATCGCAAGAAAGACAACCAGAACAGCAGCAAGTCATACCTGATTCGATGCAACTTCCACCTCCTCTGAATTCGCTGAGTAGTGCGATTGCTCCATCAAATACATCAAATTTAATACAAATACAAGATTCTTTACCTTCCCTTAGCCCCAGAACTCTGCAATCTAATTTATTTGCATCTTGTATTACTAAGTTGCAATTACCTTTAGATAATGTTACAGATATTCCTTTAGAGATTGATATTCTGCGTGCTGATAAAAAGCGGGAATTGCTTTATTTAATTTTGCAGAAACTAGCTAAACAGTTAGATGAACTACGCGTTGCTGAAATAAAAATCAATCAATTATATGATTTAAAAAAATCTCTCATATATGATTTATGGCAATCTACGGTTGCAGATTTTTTTGGCAGATTTTCTCGTTTGCAAATAGGCGATCGCAACTTAGAAATTGTCAATATATTGCTACAAAATCCGCAACCAATCCAAACAGCAATTCTGCAAAAAATTCCTTTAGTACTGGAGCTATTTACATATTTACTCTTGCAAAGAGATTTACAAATAGATAATACTTCTTACCCAGCAGATAGCCAAGAAGCCTACTCACAAGCATTAATTATTTTAGAAAACTTCTTAATTCAGGTAGCTAATGCGGTAGTACAACCGCTACTCAATTATTTTGCTGATGTAGAGGTGATTAAACAAGATTTTTATGACCGCAGATTAATTTCTACGAGAGAAATTGAACGGTTTAGAAATAATTTGTCTTGGAAATATCGTTTAAATAATTATATAAATGAGCCAACGGCAATTTTTGAAAGCCGCTATGAGCTATTTGTATTTGCGCCACGTGGAATTGCGAAAACCTCAATTTACGCGCCTCGTAATCAGGAATTAACCCAACTATCTGGAATGCCACTAGTGGTAACATTACTTTTAGAATTTCGGGATGCGATCGCGCCTCGGTTAAAATCACTATTAGCGATTTTTGGTAGTGGTATTGTCTTCATCCTCACCCAAGTGATTGGTCGGGGTTTGGGTTTAATTGGTCGTGGAATTTTGCAAGGGATTGGTAATGTTTCGTTAACAGAAAAAAACCTGAGACGTAATAGCGATAAGGGACAGAGGGGATAA
- a CDS encoding isochorismatase, translating into MNTQSTTQLPIPPYFQPERVGEVWRVPYQERATQAEAWAKQHNIQPAASDKRRVCLLLIDVQNTFCIPEFELFVGGKSGMGAVEDNQRLCEFIYRNLGFITKITPTLDTHTATQIFHPIFWVNSAGEHPIPAATNITLKDVEQGIWKVNPAVAHSITKGNYEVLEKHAYHYVKQLSQDGKYPLTVWPYHSMLGGIGHALVSAIEEAIFFHCIARQSQTQFEIKGENPLTENYSILRPEVLIGFDQNPLAQKNTHLIQQLLEFDAVIIGGQAKSHCVAWTIDDLLTEIKQVDATISKKVYLLEDCTSPVVVPGIVDYTEQADAAFNRFAAAGMHIVKSTELIQSFL; encoded by the coding sequence ATGAATACTCAAAGCACAACCCAACTGCCAATTCCTCCATACTTTCAACCGGAAAGAGTGGGCGAAGTTTGGCGTGTACCCTATCAAGAACGCGCAACACAGGCTGAAGCATGGGCAAAACAACATAATATCCAGCCAGCAGCTTCAGATAAGCGTCGTGTTTGCCTACTATTAATTGATGTACAAAATACTTTCTGTATACCAGAATTTGAATTATTTGTAGGCGGAAAATCTGGTATGGGAGCAGTAGAAGATAATCAGCGATTATGTGAATTTATCTATCGCAACTTAGGATTTATTACTAAAATTACTCCTACCTTAGATACCCATACAGCTACACAAATTTTTCATCCAATTTTTTGGGTAAATTCTGCTGGAGAACACCCTATACCAGCAGCAACAAACATTACCCTCAAAGATGTAGAACAAGGTATTTGGAAAGTTAACCCTGCAGTTGCTCACAGTATTACTAAAGGTAATTACGAAGTATTAGAAAAGCACGCTTACCACTATGTGAAACAGTTAAGCCAAGATGGGAAATATCCTCTCACGGTTTGGCCTTATCATTCAATGCTGGGTGGGATTGGTCATGCTTTAGTTTCTGCAATAGAAGAAGCAATTTTCTTCCATTGCATTGCACGTCAGAGTCAAACACAATTTGAAATTAAAGGCGAAAATCCGTTAACCGAGAATTATTCGATTTTACGTCCAGAAGTGTTAATAGGGTTCGATCAAAATCCGCTAGCTCAAAAGAATACGCATTTAATTCAGCAACTTTTAGAATTTGATGCTGTAATTATTGGTGGTCAAGCAAAAAGTCATTGTGTCGCCTGGACAATTGACGATTTATTAACAGAAATTAAACAGGTAGATGCTACCATCAGTAAAAAAGTTTATCTCCTAGAAGATTGCACTTCTCCTGTCGTGGTTCCTGGAATTGTTGACTACACAGAACAAGCTGATGCCGCCTTTAATAGGTTTGCAGCAGCAGGAATGCATATTGTTAAATCTACCGAATTGATTCAATCCTTTCTTTAA
- the scpB gene encoding SMC-Scp complex subunit ScpB translates to MNTATATKIEAILYLKGKPLSLGEIAEYAACDRATVEEGMMELIDDYARRDSALEVVETPNGYSLQLRSDFHDLVQTIIPVELGLGALRTLAAIALNSPILQSDLINLRGSGVYQHVPELVELGFVRKRRDSDSRSYSLQVTPKFHQYFQIEQLPQILATNQQEQQLELDLELKAEAEAVAE, encoded by the coding sequence ATGAATACAGCCACAGCGACTAAGATAGAAGCAATTCTCTATTTAAAGGGTAAGCCCTTGTCGCTCGGTGAAATCGCCGAGTATGCCGCGTGCGATCGCGCTACAGTTGAAGAAGGCATGATGGAACTTATTGACGATTATGCCCGTCGAGACAGCGCCCTAGAAGTCGTAGAGACACCCAATGGTTATAGTTTGCAACTGCGGTCTGATTTTCATGACTTAGTGCAAACAATAATTCCCGTTGAATTAGGTTTAGGTGCATTACGAACTTTAGCTGCGATCGCCCTGAATAGTCCCATACTCCAAAGCGACTTAATTAACTTACGGGGTTCGGGAGTATATCAACACGTTCCCGAACTTGTGGAACTTGGTTTTGTTCGCAAGCGCCGAGATAGTGATTCTCGCTCGTATTCGCTACAAGTAACACCAAAATTCCATCAGTATTTTCAAATTGAACAACTTCCACAAATACTTGCCACAAATCAACAAGAACAACAACTAGAGTTAGATCTAGAACTGAAAGCAGAAGCAGAAGCAGTAGCAGAATAG
- the ispD gene encoding 2-C-methyl-D-erythritol 4-phosphate cytidylyltransferase produces MYLLIPAAGLGRRMGSDRNKLLLTVRSQPIIAWTLKAAEAAQSISWIGIISQPTDWDDLKAILADLKLNKPVELIPGGATRQESVYNGLQALPEAAEQVLIHDGARCLATPDLLNACAEAIRHCPGLIAAIPVKDTIKVVDENGIIQSTPDRSQLWAAQTPQGFDVNLLRQCHAEGVRQGWEVTDDAALFEKCGIEVQIVEGEETNLKVTTPQDLAIAEFILKSRE; encoded by the coding sequence GTGTATTTACTAATTCCAGCCGCAGGTTTAGGACGAAGAATGGGGAGTGACCGTAATAAACTCCTCTTGACGGTGCGATCGCAACCAATTATTGCATGGACTCTCAAAGCCGCAGAGGCAGCACAAAGCATCAGTTGGATTGGAATTATTTCTCAACCTACTGACTGGGATGATTTAAAAGCCATCCTTGCTGATTTAAAGCTGAATAAACCTGTGGAATTAATTCCGGGTGGCGCAACCCGCCAAGAGTCGGTTTACAATGGCTTACAGGCGCTTCCAGAAGCCGCAGAGCAAGTTTTAATTCACGATGGGGCTAGATGTTTAGCCACGCCAGATTTACTCAACGCCTGTGCGGAAGCTATTCGTCACTGTCCTGGGTTAATTGCCGCCATCCCAGTCAAAGATACGATTAAAGTCGTCGATGAGAATGGCATAATCCAAAGCACACCTGACCGAAGTCAATTGTGGGCAGCACAAACTCCTCAAGGATTTGATGTCAATTTGTTGAGACAGTGCCATGCCGAAGGTGTGCGTCAAGGTTGGGAAGTCACTGACGATGCCGCTTTGTTTGAAAAATGTGGCATCGAAGTCCAGATTGTTGAAGGTGAAGAAACAAATCTCAAAGTCACCACTCCCCAAGATTTGGCGATCGCAGAATTTATTCTTAAGAGTAGGGAATAG
- a CDS encoding diacylglycerol/polyprenol kinase family protein: MTNDDFIGLAASYSYAIALLLFGEGLGRLFHVPPNLTRKIIHVGAGMWVFGILRLFHSWEIGILPFASFILVNYLLYRYRIVKAMDTDDSSPGTVYFAISVTLLFGLLWRPSGPVDNVPIAVAGVMAMTWGDALAALIGRRFGQHKYHLGSSVRSWEGSVTMLLVSTTVIFLVLLLLPSSLLSPLAVTYSFEKAVLAAVVSGAFATLAEGISPHGTDNLSVPLVTASVVWLFNYFYV, encoded by the coding sequence ATGACTAACGATGATTTTATCGGATTAGCAGCATCTTATAGTTATGCGATCGCACTGCTTCTATTTGGTGAGGGGTTAGGGAGGCTATTTCATGTCCCACCAAATTTAACTCGTAAAATTATCCATGTGGGTGCAGGGATGTGGGTATTTGGTATACTGCGACTGTTTCACAGTTGGGAAATAGGCATTCTACCGTTTGCTAGCTTTATTCTCGTTAATTACTTGCTTTACCGTTACCGAATTGTTAAAGCAATGGATACCGATGACAGTTCGCCAGGTACAGTTTATTTTGCAATTTCCGTAACGCTATTGTTTGGATTGCTGTGGCGACCATCTGGGCCAGTAGATAACGTTCCGATTGCTGTGGCGGGAGTGATGGCGATGACTTGGGGAGATGCGCTAGCAGCGTTAATTGGTAGGCGTTTCGGACAGCATAAATATCATCTGGGAAGTTCTGTCCGTTCTTGGGAGGGTTCAGTAACAATGTTGCTTGTGAGTACGACAGTAATTTTTTTAGTATTGCTGTTATTACCAAGTTCATTACTAAGTCCTTTAGCAGTAACTTATAGTTTTGAGAAAGCTGTTTTAGCTGCTGTTGTTAGTGGTGCTTTTGCAACATTAGCTGAAGGTATTTCACCTCACGGTACAGATAACCTCAGTGTTCCCTTAGTAACAGCGAGTGTTGTTTGGTTGTTTAACTATTTTTATGTATAG
- a CDS encoding M23 family metallopeptidase, protein MTRPYRLVFICSLVSTLGLGSILPSQSTTAAVESCPTPALSRFQRHIVARGETLESIAQLYNLVPATIAVMNSSVKNGTVTVGSELQIPPYNGIVVEVPQGQTWRQVAAKYKVRADAMFEINGCQKDPRVVFVPGVNGSSNRVVAAPTQPSQQPTQLSGYPLSAATTVALPYGWQINPHSGEVFFHSGVDLAAAVGTPVEAIAPGVVAFASEQGSYGKLVIINHSGGLQSRYAHLDSIKVNAGQQVKKGDVLGTVGRTGQPAAKQPHLHFEVRSSSSLGWTAQDPKAYLKK, encoded by the coding sequence ATGACTCGTCCTTACCGTTTAGTGTTTATCTGTAGTTTAGTCAGCACTTTGGGGCTAGGATCTATACTCCCATCACAAAGCACCACAGCTGCTGTAGAGAGTTGTCCAACTCCAGCTTTATCTCGTTTCCAGCGCCATATAGTTGCTCGTGGCGAAACCTTAGAGAGTATAGCGCAACTCTATAACCTAGTTCCAGCAACTATTGCCGTGATGAACTCATCTGTGAAAAACGGCACAGTGACGGTTGGTAGTGAACTTCAGATTCCTCCCTACAATGGAATTGTGGTCGAAGTACCTCAAGGTCAAACGTGGCGACAAGTAGCAGCAAAATACAAAGTTCGTGCTGATGCCATGTTTGAAATCAATGGCTGCCAAAAAGACCCTAGAGTTGTGTTTGTTCCTGGAGTGAATGGTTCATCAAATCGCGTTGTCGCTGCGCCTACTCAGCCTAGTCAGCAGCCTACCCAACTAAGTGGGTATCCTTTGTCAGCAGCAACTACTGTGGCTTTACCTTATGGCTGGCAAATTAATCCTCATTCAGGCGAAGTTTTTTTCCATAGTGGGGTAGACTTGGCAGCTGCTGTTGGTACACCTGTAGAAGCGATCGCACCTGGAGTTGTCGCCTTTGCCAGTGAACAAGGTAGTTATGGCAAGTTGGTGATTATTAATCATAGTGGTGGGTTGCAAAGCCGCTATGCCCATCTTGACAGTATCAAGGTAAATGCAGGCCAGCAAGTGAAAAAAGGTGATGTGCTAGGAACTGTCGGGAGGACTGGACAACCAGCTGCTAAACAACCCCACCTGCATTTTGAAGTGCGTTCTAGCTCATCTCTCGGTTGGACAGCTCAAGATCCAAAAGCTTATTTAAAAAAATAG
- a CDS encoding Fur family transcriptional regulator: MQKQAISTKPIRSLEDALEQCQQLGMRVSRQRRFILELLWQAKEHLSAREIYDRLNQQGKEIGHTSVYQNLEALSSQGIIECIERCDGRLYGNISDSHSHVNCIDTNQILDVHIELPEDFVRQVEQQTGVRITDYSINFYGYRNPQAS, encoded by the coding sequence ATGCAAAAACAAGCAATATCTACAAAACCAATTCGTTCTCTAGAAGATGCCCTTGAGCAATGTCAACAGCTAGGAATGCGCGTTAGTCGCCAGCGTCGCTTTATTTTAGAACTGCTTTGGCAAGCTAAGGAACATCTATCTGCTAGAGAGATTTACGATCGCTTAAACCAACAAGGTAAAGAAATCGGTCATACCTCTGTCTATCAAAATTTAGAAGCTTTATCTAGTCAAGGTATTATTGAGTGTATTGAACGTTGCGATGGTCGTTTATACGGTAACATTAGTGACTCTCATAGTCATGTTAACTGTATAGATACTAACCAGATTCTTGATGTCCATATAGAACTACCAGAAGATTTTGTCCGCCAAGTGGAACAGCAGACTGGAGTGCGAATTACTGATTACAGCATTAACTTTTATGGTTACCGTAACCCTCAAGCAAGCTGA
- a CDS encoding CRR6 family NdhI maturation factor, with protein MTITIAINTDSINNLDISPASTVIEKIFQEEAIVSQEQQLRFDIKYALEPGDPRELSEIPEVRLWFVRLDARYPWLPFFLDWKAGEFARYTAMLVPHQFSAKEGIQFNPEALEIFLMHKIFILSDWLKQQGLPSQSRLKSLAQMLGYELDDAFFEAF; from the coding sequence ATGACAATCACGATCGCAATCAATACTGATTCCATTAACAATCTGGATATTTCGCCCGCCTCAACGGTAATTGAAAAAATATTCCAAGAGGAAGCGATTGTATCCCAAGAACAGCAACTACGCTTTGATATCAAATATGCCTTAGAACCGGGTGATCCCCGTGAATTATCAGAAATTCCTGAAGTACGGCTGTGGTTTGTCCGTCTGGATGCTAGATATCCCTGGTTACCGTTTTTCCTAGATTGGAAAGCTGGAGAATTTGCCCGTTACACCGCCATGCTGGTACCGCACCAGTTTAGCGCTAAAGAAGGGATTCAGTTTAATCCCGAAGCGTTAGAAATATTTCTCATGCACAAAATATTTATTTTAAGTGATTGGCTAAAACAGCAAGGTTTACCTAGTCAATCACGCCTCAAATCGCTAGCACAAATGCTAGGTTACGAATTAGATGATGCTTTCTTTGAGGCATTTTAA
- a CDS encoding HhoA/HhoB/HtrA family serine endopeptidase yields the protein MKLSLKQLAVYISLLVIGGSAGLLGSRYLLPKRYSFQELKNVTAALPPESVNPPAYSGPIGNTGDDNVNFIATAVQKVGPAVVRINATRKVANPISDALKNPLLRRFFGEDEQPMPEERIERGTGSGFILTDNGLLLTNAHVVADTDTVQVTLKDGRTFEGKVQGVDSVTDVAVVKIQAKKLPTVKLGNSQNLIPGQWAIAIGNPLGLDNTVTIGIISATDRTSAQVGVPEKRVSFIQTDAAINPGNSGGPLLNAQGEVIGVNTAIRADAQGLGFAIPIETAARIANELFTKGRVDHPFLGVEMTDLTPTKKQQINQENKLNIQQDAGVVIKSTLENSPAKRAGLLPGDVIQKINRKPVKTAAQVQRLVESSSVGDTLEIEVNRDGKNQIFKVQPGAYPKKK from the coding sequence ATGAAGTTATCTTTAAAGCAACTGGCCGTCTACATATCTTTACTGGTAATTGGCGGTAGTGCAGGTTTGTTAGGTAGTCGTTATCTCCTACCAAAGCGTTATTCGTTTCAAGAACTAAAAAATGTCACAGCAGCTTTACCTCCAGAATCAGTAAATCCTCCTGCTTATAGCGGGCCGATTGGAAATACTGGTGATGATAATGTGAATTTTATTGCTACTGCTGTACAAAAAGTTGGGCCAGCTGTGGTGCGAATTAATGCTACTCGCAAAGTCGCAAATCCGATTTCTGACGCTTTAAAAAATCCTTTACTGCGCCGCTTTTTTGGTGAAGATGAACAACCAATGCCAGAAGAAAGAATTGAGCGTGGTACTGGTTCAGGATTTATTTTGACAGACAACGGTTTATTGCTGACTAATGCTCATGTAGTAGCAGATACCGATACTGTACAAGTAACCCTCAAGGATGGCCGAACTTTTGAAGGCAAAGTACAAGGTGTAGATTCTGTTACAGATGTAGCTGTAGTGAAAATACAAGCAAAAAAATTACCTACAGTCAAGCTAGGTAATTCACAAAATTTGATACCTGGGCAGTGGGCGATCGCAATTGGTAATCCTTTGGGTTTAGATAATACTGTCACTATTGGCATTATCAGCGCTACTGATCGCACAAGCGCTCAAGTTGGCGTGCCAGAAAAGCGCGTCAGCTTTATCCAAACTGATGCTGCAATTAATCCCGGTAATTCTGGCGGCCCTTTATTAAATGCCCAAGGCGAAGTTATTGGTGTCAATACGGCAATTCGTGCTGATGCTCAAGGCTTGGGTTTTGCGATCCCCATTGAAACCGCTGCCCGCATCGCTAACGAACTATTTACCAAAGGGCGTGTAGATCATCCTTTTTTGGGAGTAGAAATGACAGATTTGACTCCCACCAAAAAACAACAGATTAACCAAGAAAATAAACTAAATATCCAACAAGACGCTGGTGTAGTCATTAAAAGCACCCTGGAAAATTCACCAGCAAAACGAGCCGGACTGCTTCCTGGTGACGTGATTCAAAAAATCAACCGTAAGCCAGTTAAGACAGCAGCCCAAGTTCAAAGACTAGTCGAGTCTAGTTCTGTGGGAGACACGCTAGAAATTGAAGTCAACCGCGATGGTAAAAACCAGATCTTCAAAGTACAACCAGGGGCTTATCCAAAAAAGAAGTAG
- a CDS encoding DUF760 domain-containing protein produces the protein MEFNPDFLNDNSEEHPNQLLNEYFEENPNQLLKYLQHQSPEVMARVAQSVSPEIKQIISQNVQGLVGMLPPENFNVQITTDRENLAGLLASAMMTGYFLRQMEQRMQLDHLSSQ, from the coding sequence ATGGAGTTTAATCCTGACTTTTTGAATGACAACTCTGAGGAACATCCTAACCAGCTTCTAAACGAGTACTTTGAGGAAAATCCCAATCAGTTGCTCAAATATCTACAGCATCAGTCGCCGGAAGTCATGGCCCGCGTCGCCCAGTCCGTCAGTCCCGAAATTAAACAAATAATTTCGCAAAACGTCCAAGGGCTAGTCGGAATGCTACCCCCAGAAAATTTTAACGTGCAAATCACAACAGATCGGGAAAACCTTGCAGGCCTTTTAGCCTCGGCAATGATGACAGGTTACTTTCTGCGTCAAATGGAGCAGAGGATGCAGTTAGACCATTTGTCTAGTCAATAA